CGACCACATCTCCGCCGGCCGCGCCGGCATCAACGTGGTGACCTCCATGACGGACGCCGAGGCCCGCAACCACGGGATGGACCGTCTCCCCGACCATGCGGAGCGCTATGCCCGCGCGGCGGAGTTCATCGGTGCCGTGACCGCACTGTGGGAGTCCTGGCCGACCGGGGCGTCGCCGGAGCAGGCGGTACCGGTGGACCACCACGGCCGGTTCTTCGACGTCGACGGGCCGTTGAACATCCCCGCTACACCACAGGGTCACCCGGTGCTGTTCCAGGCCGGGGCGTCCGAACCGGGCCGTGACCTGGCCGCCCGGTACGCCGAGGGGGTCTACGCCGTGGCGTGGGACCTGGAATCCGCCCGCGACTACCGTCTGGATCTGCGCCGACGCGCCGCCGAGTACGGCCGTGACCCGGATGACCTGGTGATCATGCCGGGACTGGTGACCTTCGTCGGGGAGACGGAGGAGCAGGCGAGGGCACAGCAGCGGGAGCTCAACGAGCTGCTGCCGGTGCAGGATTCCCTGGATCAGCTGTCCTTCTTCGTCGGGCAGGACACCTCCGGGTGGGACCTCGATGCACCGGTCCCGGAGCTGCCGCCGCTGGCGGAATTCACCGGCCCGGCCGGACGCTACGGCACGGTCCTGCGGATCCTCGCCTCCTCCCCCGGCGGCCGGCCCACCGTCCGTGACCTGCTGGGTTACCTGGCCGCCGGGGGTGGTCACGCCACCTTCGTCGGTACCCCTGAGCAGATCGCGGACGAGATGGAACGGTGGATCGTCGACGGTGCTGCCGACGGGTTCAACCTCATGCCGCCGACCCTGCCCGGCAGTCTCGACTCCTTCGTCGACCTGGTCATCCCGGTGCTGCAGGACCGTGGCCTGTTCCGCCGGGAGTACACCACCGGCACGCTGCGGGGGCATCTCACGGCCTAGCCCGCACCGGGGATGTCGGCATCGCGCGACGCCAGGATGGTCGGGGGACCTCGCCACCGACCTCACGTCGCGCGATGCGGACATGCCCCGGGCGTCCACCACGGCCGTGCCGGGCTCCGCCGGCGGACGCAGCACCGAAACCCCGCCGAAACACCGGCACCGTAGCCTCTGACCTGTCACGCGGTGCACGACCGCTGCCGGGCCCGTTGACGGGCACTTCCGGCACAAGAGAGCATTCCTGCACACCGCCGACCGACCGTCGCCCGACGGCCGGTTCCCCGGTCTGACCAGGAGGTCCCCCATGAGCACCCTGTACACCGACGCCGTCATCATCCCCGTCGACCCCGCCCTGCCCCGCTGGTTCACCGGCTGGCTCGCCGTCGACGACGCCGGCCGCATCAGCGGTCTCGGTGAGGGGACACCCCCGACCGGGAGCACGGCGTCCGGAAGTGAACCCGAGGTCGTCGACCTCCACGGCGCGTTCCTCACCCCCGGCTTCGTCTCCGCGCACAGTCACATCTACACCGGCGGGATGCGCGGCATCGCCCACTCCGAACCGCTGTACACCTGGGTCACACAGAACTCCGCCATGCTCGCCGAGGCCGACCCGGAGATCATGTACTGGCTCTCCCGCGCCGGCGGCCTCGACCACCTCGCCGCCGGCATCACCAGCGTCTACAACTTCACCCAGTCCCGGGTGGTGTGCCGGTTCGACTACGCCTCCTCCACCCTGAAGGCGGTGAAGGTCCACGAGCCGGACTTCGTCACCCGCCAGATCGACGGGGTGGCGGACGCCGGCATCCGCTCGGTCACCTCCGTCCGCGTCGACGACGAACAGCTCCCCGAGCAGGACGCCGTCGCCGGATTCGACGCCGCCATGTCCCACCTGGCCACGATCGACGCCAAGTCGCCGGCACTCAATCTCGGCGGCTCGGTCTACGGGGCGGTGCAGTGGGCGTCCGGCCGGCGCACCGCCGAGCTGGAGAAGGAGCTGATGGAGAAGTGGCGCATCACCAACCAGGCACACTTCGTGGAGACCGCGGAGCAGATCGACATCCAGCAGGCGAAGTTCGACTGGTACGACGGTGCCGGGGTCCTGGGCCGGGATTTCGCCTTCGGCCACTTCGTCCACCCGACGGAGAAGATGGTGGACCGGGTGGTCGAGTCCGGCACGTCGGTGGTGTGGCAGGCGATGTCCAACGGGCGTCTCGGCTCCGGCATCGCCGACATCACCGGACTGCTCGCCCGGGATGTCACCGTGGGGATGGGGGTGGACGACCAGTCCTGCACCGACGGCTCCGACCCCTTCGAGAACATGCGGCACGGCCTGTTCACCCAGCGTGCCGTGCATTCGGACGCCGCCGTCCTCGCCGTCGACGACGTCCTGCGGCTGCACACCCTGGGTTCGGCGTCCTCGGTCGGGGTGGCGGACAGGGTGGGCTCACTGACGGTCGGCAAGTACGCCGACCTGCTCGTCGTCGACCCCCGGGACCCTGCGACCGGCCCGGTGTGGGATCCGGTGGCGACCTATGTGCTCGCCTGCCGGCAGCGTCACCTGAAGAAGGTCATCGTCGGCGGGCAGGTGGTGTGGGGTGCCGGGGCCGTCACGGCCGCCGACGGCGTCCCCGCCGAGGAGGTCAACCGCCTAGCCGACGAGGGGATGGTCCGTTCCGCCGCGGCGTCCGGGTTCACCCCGGCGCTGTGACCGCGGGCCACCGCCTACCCTGTAACCCATGAGAATCACCGTCATCGGGGCCGGCGTCATCGGCCTCTCCTGCGCCCACGACCTGGCCGAGGACGGCCACGAGGTCACCGTCGTCGCCGACCACGGCCCCGGGGACACCGTCTCCGCGCTCTCGGCCGCCCTCTGGTTCCCGTTCGCCGCCGAGAAATCCCCGACGGTCGACCGGATCCTCGAGCGGTCGTTGGCCCGGTTCGCCGAGCTCGCCGGCCAGGCGTCCGACGCGGAGGGTGCCGGCGCCGACCAGGTCACCGACGACATCCCGCCGGTCGAGATGCGCACCGGCACCGTCTTCGAGCGGGCCACCCCGCCCGACCGTTCCTGGGTGGATCCGGTCGTCGCCGTGCTCGGGCAGGACGCCGTCCGCCCGGTCGACGGCGGTATGGAGACCACACTGCCGATGATCATGATGCCGACGTACCTTGCCTGGCTGATGGACTCCTGCCGCATCGCCGGGGTGCGGTTCCGGTGGGAGAAGGTGGAGTCGCTCGCCGCTCTGGCGGGCACCGCCGATGCGGTGGTCGTCGCCGGTGGGCTGCGCGGCGGTGAACTGCTCGGCGGCGATGACGAGGTCACGCCGATCCGTGGGCAGGTCGTCGTGCTCGCCAACGGGTACGAGGCCGACGACGAAGACGGCGCGGATGGCGAGGACGGCGCCGACCCGGGCGTCGCGCCGCTGACCCGGTGGGCGACCGACAACGACCACCCCGACGGCGAGACCTATGTCCTGCCGCGGGTCGATTCCGTCGTCGTCGGCGGCACCGCGGACGTCGGGTCGTGGGACGAGGAGCCGTCGGCCGAGACCGCGGAGGCGATCCTGGCCCGGGCGGCGGTGCTGGTGCCGGAGACCGCGACACTGCCGATCCTCGGCCACGGGGTGGGGCTGCGTCCGGGGCGCACCACGCTGCGGGTGGAGCAGGTCGACCCGACCGACCTGCCGTCGGTCGGGGTCCCGGTCATCGCCGCCTACGGGCACGGCGGATCGGGTGTCACCCTGAGCTGGGGTACCGCCGAGCGCGTCGTGGAGCTCGTCGACGGGCTCTGAGCCGCGGAACGGGCGAGCCGCTCCCCTCCGCGCGTCCGCGCGTCCACGCGTCCGCTCCTCGCCAAGTTAGTCCGGGGAGAGGTCACTCCGGAGGCCGGATCGTGACCTCTCCCCGGACTAACTTCCGGGCGTCCGGGTTATCCACAGGCGCACCCCGCAGCCGGCCGACAGTTGTCCACAGAATCCGCACCCCTCTACCGTTGCGCGCCGTTTTCCGCTTCACTGGACAGTGCACACCACGGGGGACTACGGAGGAGGGGCCGTGGAACACGACGGAACGGGATACGACAGCACACCCGAAGCACCGGATGAGGGAGGGGACGACCGGCAGGACCAGCGTCGCCGGGCATTCAGGCAGAAGAAGCGCCGACGGCGCGCGTGGCTGTCGCAGGCGGAACGCGACGGCCGTATCCCCGCCGGTCGCGGGCTCGAACACTCCCGGCGCGTCTATCCGCGTCCGGCCCCGGTCAGACGCACCACGCTCACCGGACAGGGGCTCACGCGGACCCGGATCAGCCGGTTGTTCCGGCCGCTCACCAAAGGGGTGGTCGTCGCCGTCGAGCAGGAGGACATGCCGGAGGAGTTCCGCGTGACCCCGGAGGACTGCGACGGCTTCCATGCCGACATCGTCACCCGGGCGCGGGCCCACTGGCTGCTGAACATGCTGACGGTGATCGGGTACTGGGCCGCGCTCGCCTACCACGGTGTGCCCTACTGGTGCGACGGAGCTCCCGTCGTCCTGCTGACATCCGGGTCCCCACGCGGTGAGGCCAGATCCTGGCTGGCCAGGCTGACTCCGACGGTGCCGGTGTTCCGTCGGTTCCGGTCGGGGACGCCGACGGTGTGCC
This is a stretch of genomic DNA from Corynebacterium nuruki S6-4. It encodes these proteins:
- a CDS encoding LLM class flavin-dependent oxidoreductase, with the protein product MHLNLFAYGCGHHSAAWRAPDSAFDRIGDVTWWEDLARTAERGHLDAFFLADGQSLSPVPGPSWFLEPLTTLTALARATGRIGLVSTISSTFWDPFHAARLSAGLDHISAGRAGINVVTSMTDAEARNHGMDRLPDHAERYARAAEFIGAVTALWESWPTGASPEQAVPVDHHGRFFDVDGPLNIPATPQGHPVLFQAGASEPGRDLAARYAEGVYAVAWDLESARDYRLDLRRRAAEYGRDPDDLVIMPGLVTFVGETEEQARAQQRELNELLPVQDSLDQLSFFVGQDTSGWDLDAPVPELPPLAEFTGPAGRYGTVLRILASSPGGRPTVRDLLGYLAAGGGHATFVGTPEQIADEMERWIVDGAADGFNLMPPTLPGSLDSFVDLVIPVLQDRGLFRREYTTGTLRGHLTA
- a CDS encoding amidohydrolase family protein codes for the protein MSTLYTDAVIIPVDPALPRWFTGWLAVDDAGRISGLGEGTPPTGSTASGSEPEVVDLHGAFLTPGFVSAHSHIYTGGMRGIAHSEPLYTWVTQNSAMLAEADPEIMYWLSRAGGLDHLAAGITSVYNFTQSRVVCRFDYASSTLKAVKVHEPDFVTRQIDGVADAGIRSVTSVRVDDEQLPEQDAVAGFDAAMSHLATIDAKSPALNLGGSVYGAVQWASGRRTAELEKELMEKWRITNQAHFVETAEQIDIQQAKFDWYDGAGVLGRDFAFGHFVHPTEKMVDRVVESGTSVVWQAMSNGRLGSGIADITGLLARDVTVGMGVDDQSCTDGSDPFENMRHGLFTQRAVHSDAAVLAVDDVLRLHTLGSASSVGVADRVGSLTVGKYADLLVVDPRDPATGPVWDPVATYVLACRQRHLKKVIVGGQVVWGAGAVTAADGVPAEEVNRLADEGMVRSAAASGFTPAL
- a CDS encoding FAD-dependent oxidoreductase, coding for MRITVIGAGVIGLSCAHDLAEDGHEVTVVADHGPGDTVSALSAALWFPFAAEKSPTVDRILERSLARFAELAGQASDAEGAGADQVTDDIPPVEMRTGTVFERATPPDRSWVDPVVAVLGQDAVRPVDGGMETTLPMIMMPTYLAWLMDSCRIAGVRFRWEKVESLAALAGTADAVVVAGGLRGGELLGGDDEVTPIRGQVVVLANGYEADDEDGADGEDGADPGVAPLTRWATDNDHPDGETYVLPRVDSVVVGGTADVGSWDEEPSAETAEAILARAAVLVPETATLPILGHGVGLRPGRTTLRVEQVDPTDLPSVGVPVIAAYGHGGSGVTLSWGTAERVVELVDGL